The following proteins are encoded in a genomic region of Microbacterium sp. NC79:
- a CDS encoding carbohydrate ABC transporter permease, giving the protein MSATVTRAEKASHEKPRTRGGENIEQRAVRDAKERARKRTLREAVGGWGLLTPALIVLGVMVGYPAVLMVIQSFTNLTTKNKVQGTMPDFVGFDNYIDILTQSDFPMVLARSLGLMVVITACIMLLGTLIAVIMTKLSKWSRIMVSVGLLLAWSMPPLASTVVWGWIFDTQYGVVNWALNTITGTNDFTNHGWLANPWTFMAIVVIIVVWMGVPFVVFTLYAALGQVPGEVLEAAALDGTTGLRRFRYIVFPYLRSVFTVVLILQVIWNLNIFTQVYALQSRGGTASETNVLGTYLYRLGAGDYGMTSAIGVIMVVILLTLSIGYIRNSLKEEEQ; this is encoded by the coding sequence ATGAGCGCCACCGTGACGCGCGCTGAAAAGGCGTCGCACGAGAAGCCCCGAACCCGAGGGGGCGAGAACATCGAGCAGCGTGCTGTTCGTGACGCTAAAGAGCGGGCGCGCAAGCGCACGCTGCGCGAAGCCGTTGGCGGCTGGGGTCTGCTGACTCCCGCACTGATTGTGCTCGGCGTCATGGTGGGATACCCCGCCGTGCTCATGGTGATTCAGTCGTTCACCAACCTCACCACGAAGAACAAAGTTCAGGGCACCATGCCCGACTTTGTCGGATTCGATAACTACATCGACATCCTGACGCAGAGTGACTTCCCGATGGTGCTGGCGCGCAGCCTCGGGCTCATGGTTGTCATCACGGCCTGCATCATGCTGCTGGGCACGCTGATCGCCGTCATCATGACGAAGCTCAGCAAGTGGTCTCGCATTATGGTTTCGGTCGGTCTGCTCCTCGCCTGGTCGATGCCGCCGCTGGCATCCACGGTCGTCTGGGGCTGGATCTTTGACACGCAGTACGGCGTCGTCAACTGGGCCCTGAACACGATCACCGGAACCAACGACTTCACCAACCACGGCTGGTTGGCGAACCCCTGGACCTTCATGGCGATCGTCGTGATCATCGTTGTCTGGATGGGTGTTCCCTTCGTCGTCTTCACCCTGTACGCCGCTCTCGGCCAGGTGCCTGGTGAAGTGTTGGAGGCTGCTGCCCTCGACGGAACCACGGGCTTGCGCCGCTTCCGTTACATCGTCTTCCCGTACCTGCGCAGTGTCTTCACGGTGGTGCTGATTCTGCAGGTGATTTGGAACCTCAACATCTTCACGCAGGTCTACGCCCTGCAAAGCCGCGGTGGTACCGCGAGCGAGACGAACGTGCTCGGCACCTACCTGTACCGCCTGGGCGCCGGTGACTACGGCATGACCAGTGCGATCGGTGTGATCATGGTGGTCATCCTGCTCACCCTCTCCATCGGCTACATCCGCAATTCTCTGAAGGAGGAGGAACAGTGA
- a CDS encoding carbohydrate ABC transporter permease: MSTLTETLVAPTGQKPAKLPGQRKPSARKVFTRTGLNIAAVVIFLCSIFPVYWMINMSLTPSNKIISRTPSLFPSEFTLRNYDTAWNRQAAPGQTDFPNALVTTTLITLGVLVATLIVAFIASIALARFRFKGRKTFIVSILIIQMIPGAAMMFTIFGMIDDWRLLNTMVGLGIVYLAAVLPFTIWTLRGFVAGVPIELEEAAMIDGCTRAQAFWKVTFPLLAPGLVSTGIFAFIQSWNEFVMALLIMKGQNLTLVPWLYSFQSATEATNWGAVMAASTLISLPVVVFFLFVQGRMTGGLVSGAVKG; the protein is encoded by the coding sequence GTGAGTACCCTCACCGAAACCCTCGTGGCACCAACCGGGCAGAAGCCCGCGAAGCTGCCAGGCCAGCGCAAGCCTTCGGCGCGCAAGGTCTTCACCCGCACCGGACTCAACATCGCGGCCGTGGTGATCTTCCTGTGCAGCATCTTCCCGGTGTACTGGATGATCAACATGTCGTTGACGCCGTCCAACAAGATCATTAGCCGCACGCCGAGCCTGTTCCCCTCCGAGTTCACGCTGCGCAACTATGACACCGCGTGGAACCGCCAGGCAGCTCCCGGCCAGACCGACTTTCCGAATGCTCTGGTCACGACGACGCTGATTACGCTTGGTGTGCTGGTCGCGACGCTGATTGTCGCCTTCATCGCGTCGATTGCGTTGGCACGCTTTCGCTTCAAGGGCCGCAAGACCTTTATCGTCTCCATCCTGATCATTCAGATGATCCCTGGCGCCGCCATGATGTTCACGATCTTCGGAATGATCGATGACTGGCGTCTGCTGAACACCATGGTCGGCCTTGGCATCGTGTATCTCGCTGCCGTGCTGCCGTTCACAATCTGGACTCTCCGCGGCTTCGTCGCCGGGGTTCCGATTGAGCTCGAAGAAGCCGCCATGATCGACGGCTGCACCCGTGCACAGGCCTTCTGGAAGGTTACATTCCCGCTGCTCGCACCTGGTCTGGTGTCGACGGGTATCTTCGCGTTCATCCAGTCGTGGAACGAGTTTGTGATGGCTTTGCTCATCATGAAGGGCCAGAACCTCACCCTGGTTCCGTGGCTGTACTCCTTCCAATCGGCAACCGAAGCCACCAACTGGGGTGCGGTGATGGCGGCATCGACGCTCATCTCGCTGCCGGTTGTCGTCTTCTTCCTCTTCGTGCAAGGACGCATGACTGGCGGACTCGTATCGGGAGCAGTGAAGGGCTAA
- a CDS encoding ROK family protein: MKVGLDVGGTKVHAVAIGDDNTILAEARLATRTGDDGVVASIRDAIAQVVPEGFVASSIGIGIPGQIVPGTNRVQHAVNLGITDLDLAAALAPYTAAPVRIENDVKAATIGAHALRGGGDALAYLNIGTGVAAGLMLHGKLHRGAQGIAGEIGHMSVDPAGPACRCGQRGCIEALCGGGAVTERWGHSGTLPIRDIFDAADAGNERAAELRSGIAQGIAAAVRVLVLSTDADAVVVGGGVAAVGDRLFDDVRAIFRQAAESSPFLRSLGFDARMETLPAASPAAALGAALVGVAEFSEGALAHG, translated from the coding sequence ATGAAAGTAGGACTCGACGTCGGCGGCACGAAGGTGCACGCCGTGGCGATCGGGGACGACAACACGATTCTTGCGGAGGCGCGCTTGGCGACCCGCACGGGTGACGACGGGGTGGTGGCATCCATTAGGGACGCCATCGCGCAGGTCGTGCCAGAAGGTTTCGTTGCTTCGTCCATCGGTATCGGAATTCCTGGCCAAATCGTGCCAGGCACGAACCGCGTGCAACACGCGGTAAACCTGGGCATCACAGACCTTGATCTAGCCGCGGCTCTGGCGCCGTACACGGCGGCTCCCGTGCGCATCGAAAACGATGTGAAGGCCGCCACGATCGGTGCGCACGCCCTGCGCGGCGGCGGTGATGCGTTGGCATACCTGAACATCGGAACCGGTGTTGCCGCTGGTCTCATGCTGCACGGCAAGCTGCACCGCGGTGCGCAGGGGATCGCGGGCGAGATCGGCCACATGAGTGTCGATCCAGCCGGGCCTGCGTGTCGGTGCGGTCAGCGCGGTTGTATCGAGGCGCTCTGCGGTGGTGGCGCGGTGACGGAACGCTGGGGACACTCAGGCACGCTGCCGATCCGCGATATTTTTGACGCCGCTGATGCGGGCAACGAGCGTGCAGCCGAACTTCGATCTGGCATTGCGCAAGGCATCGCAGCGGCGGTTCGCGTGCTGGTGCTTTCCACCGATGCTGATGCTGTCGTTGTTGGCGGTGGCGTTGCTGCTGTCGGCGACCGACTGTTCGACGATGTGCGCGCCATCTTCCGTCAGGCAGCCGAATCCTCGCCGTTTCTGCGGTCGCTGGGTTTCGATGCCAGAATGGAGACGCTACCGGCGGCGTCGCCCGCGGCGGCATTGGGTGCCGCTCTTGTCGGAGTAGCAGAATTTTCTGAAGGAGCATTGGCCCATGGCTGA
- the nagB gene encoding glucosamine-6-phosphate deaminase, with amino-acid sequence MAEVVIVADRDEAGRLVANEIARLVRSNPQTVLGLATGSTPLPVYQALRESLEGVDVSHVRGFALDEYVGIDPAHHESYRSVITREVVEPLGLTPENINVPNGAVEGIEHAGADYEERIIAAGGIDLQILGIGTDGHIGFNEPGSSFASRTRVKTLTEQTRSDNARFFDSKDEVPVHCITQGLGTILRARHLVLLAFGEGKADAVAAAVEGAVSALVPGSAIQLHEHVTVVVDEAAASKLSRADYYKYAWANKPAWQGI; translated from the coding sequence ATGGCTGAAGTTGTTATTGTCGCGGACCGTGATGAGGCCGGCCGCCTGGTCGCTAATGAAATCGCGCGCCTGGTTCGAAGCAACCCGCAGACGGTCCTGGGGCTGGCAACCGGTTCCACGCCGTTGCCTGTGTATCAGGCATTGCGTGAGTCGCTCGAAGGCGTCGACGTCTCACACGTGCGCGGATTCGCCCTCGACGAGTACGTCGGTATCGACCCGGCGCATCACGAGAGCTACCGCAGCGTGATCACCCGCGAAGTTGTTGAGCCCCTTGGCCTCACCCCCGAGAACATTAACGTTCCAAACGGAGCGGTCGAGGGCATCGAGCACGCAGGCGCTGATTACGAAGAGCGCATCATCGCGGCAGGCGGCATCGATTTGCAGATTCTTGGCATTGGTACTGACGGGCACATTGGTTTCAACGAACCGGGCTCATCGTTTGCCTCGCGCACACGCGTGAAGACGCTGACGGAGCAGACCCGCTCAGACAATGCCCGCTTCTTCGACAGCAAGGACGAGGTTCCTGTGCACTGCATTACGCAGGGACTCGGAACCATTCTGCGCGCTCGCCACCTGGTGCTGTTGGCATTTGGTGAGGGTAAGGCCGACGCTGTTGCCGCGGCCGTTGAAGGCGCCGTCAGCGCGCTCGTGCCCGGCTCTGCCATCCAGTTGCACGAGCACGTCACGGTGGTCGTTGATGAGGCTGCCGCGAGCAAGCTGAGCCGTGCGGACTACTACAAGTACGCGTGGGCAAACAAGCCGGCGTGGCAGGGAATCTAA
- a CDS encoding NUDIX domain-containing protein, translated as MTGAVIRVSAVLITDADNRALMVRKRGTDAFMQPGGKPEAGETPAETAVRELAEELGIVVDPALLIPLGVHRTAAANERGFDVVADCFALQLTDISMIRAAAEIAEARWLTLTDLPSVTIAPLSTQALLPLAWGEAPVNEVLRARG; from the coding sequence ATGACTGGTGCTGTCATTCGCGTCAGCGCGGTGCTCATCACCGATGCCGATAACCGCGCGCTGATGGTGCGAAAGCGCGGCACCGACGCCTTCATGCAACCGGGCGGAAAGCCGGAGGCAGGGGAAACTCCCGCAGAGACGGCGGTGCGCGAACTCGCTGAGGAACTCGGCATCGTCGTTGATCCCGCCCTTCTCATACCGCTCGGCGTGCACCGTACGGCGGCTGCCAACGAACGTGGGTTCGACGTCGTCGCCGACTGTTTCGCACTTCAGCTGACCGACATCAGCATGATCAGGGCGGCAGCCGAGATTGCCGAGGCGCGCTGGCTCACGCTAACCGACCTGCCGAGCGTCACAATCGCCCCACTCAGCACACAGGCGCTTCTCCCCCTTGCGTGGGGAGAAGCGCCTGTGAACGAAGTGTTGCGAGCGCGGGGTTAG
- a CDS encoding FAD-binding oxidoreductase, whose translation MISVVDRLRQVLPGRVDTTDAARADARADKSGHAASGMPLAVLYPESVADVQAIMRIATETHTPVVPRGAGTGLAGGANTGAGALSLSLTRMNRVLEVHPDDLIAVVEPGIINAALNEALRPHGVWWAPDPASREISTVGGNIATGAGGLLCAKYGVVRDAVLGVDVVLADGTLIHCGKRTVKGVAGFDLTSLLIGSEGRLGVIVGATLKLRRTVSGTTCTVTAVFSSVRDAAAGASAVTAAGIQPAIMELMDATSLDAVHRLLELDPPTVGASQLTIQTDGVAATEEADAIAALLTARGAEVAVTDDPDVGTELLRIRRSMHPAMETLGTTLIEDVSVPRSRLADMFDEIARIERAYGVTIPTVAHAADGNLHPNFVFDGQDVPDHIWEAADDLFTSALRVGGTLTGEHGVGVLKSRWLKAELGDAQWQLQQRVMRAFDPAGILNPGKVFAS comes from the coding sequence ATGATTTCGGTTGTCGATCGGTTGCGGCAGGTGTTGCCTGGCCGAGTCGACACGACCGACGCGGCGCGTGCTGATGCGCGCGCCGATAAGTCAGGCCACGCGGCATCAGGCATGCCGCTCGCGGTGCTGTACCCGGAATCAGTCGCAGACGTGCAAGCCATCATGCGCATCGCGACTGAAACGCACACCCCCGTGGTTCCGCGCGGTGCAGGCACCGGCCTTGCTGGCGGCGCGAACACCGGCGCAGGCGCGCTCAGCCTCTCCCTAACCCGCATGAACCGGGTTCTCGAGGTCCATCCCGACGATCTCATCGCCGTTGTTGAGCCCGGCATCATCAACGCCGCGCTCAACGAAGCTCTGCGCCCGCACGGCGTCTGGTGGGCACCGGATCCGGCCAGCCGCGAAATTTCTACCGTGGGTGGCAATATCGCCACCGGTGCTGGTGGACTCCTGTGCGCGAAATACGGCGTCGTCCGGGATGCCGTACTCGGCGTCGATGTCGTCCTCGCCGACGGCACACTCATCCACTGCGGCAAGCGCACGGTCAAAGGTGTCGCGGGCTTCGATTTGACGTCACTCCTGATTGGCTCTGAGGGCCGTTTGGGCGTCATCGTGGGCGCCACGCTGAAGCTGCGCCGCACGGTGAGCGGAACCACATGCACGGTGACAGCAGTATTCTCTTCGGTTCGCGACGCGGCAGCCGGAGCATCTGCCGTGACGGCCGCAGGCATTCAGCCGGCGATCATGGAGCTCATGGACGCGACATCGCTTGACGCCGTACATCGACTGCTCGAGCTCGATCCTCCGACCGTCGGCGCGTCGCAACTGACGATTCAGACGGATGGCGTCGCGGCAACGGAGGAGGCAGACGCGATCGCGGCGTTACTCACCGCTCGAGGTGCTGAGGTGGCTGTCACCGACGATCCGGACGTCGGCACCGAACTTCTCCGCATTCGACGCTCCATGCACCCGGCCATGGAAACGCTTGGTACCACGCTCATTGAAGACGTCTCCGTGCCGCGATCACGTCTCGCCGACATGTTCGACGAAATTGCGCGCATCGAGCGCGCCTACGGCGTCACGATTCCGACCGTTGCGCATGCAGCTGACGGCAACCTGCACCCCAACTTCGTCTTTGACGGCCAGGATGTTCCGGATCATATTTGGGAAGCGGCGGATGACCTTTTCACCTCGGCGCTGCGGGTGGGCGGGACGCTGACGGGTGAACACGGTGTCGGGGTGTTGAAGAGCCGATGGTTGAAAGCTGAACTGGGTGACGCGCAATGGCAGCTGCAACAGCGAGTGATGCGTGCTTTTGATCCGGCAGGCATTCTCAACCCCGGAAAGGTGTTTGCCTCATGA